In the genome of Planctomyces sp. SH-PL62, the window GACGGCGATCATGCCGCCGGCGTCGACGCGGGGCGTCATCTGGATGATGGTGACGCCGCTCTCCAGGTCGCCGTTCTGGATCGCCCGGGCCACCGGCGCGGCGCCTCGGTACGCGGGGAGGATGGAACCGTGGAGGTTGAGCGCGCCCTGGGACGGCACGCCCAGCAACTCCGCCGAGAGGATCTGGCCGTAGGCCGCGGTGATGAGGAAGTCGGGAGCAAGCTCCCGGAGGTGCTCCACGGCCTCGGCGTCGTTGACCCGCTCGGGCTGGAACACGGGGACGCCCCGGCGCTCGGCCGCCTGCTTGACCAGGCTGGGGATCAGTTCCTGCCGACGTCCCTGGGGCCGATCGGGCTGCGTGACGAGCGTCAGCATGCGGAACCCGGCGTCGGCGAGGCCCTCGAACGAAGGGAGAGCGAAGTCTCCGGTCCCCAGCATGACGATCGAGATGGGCGAATCCATGGCGGGCCTCCTGCGCTCCGGGGGGCGTCTCGACGAGTAGGTCAGGCGTCGGTCGGAGCCGGCGCCGCCGGCTCGCCGGGGGAGGGGGCCGGCGCGGCGTCGAGCCCCTTGACGATCTCCTCGTCCGAGGCGTAACGCCCTTCCTTCTGGGCTTGCCGGAACTCCGACTCGAACTCGCGGAGCTTGCCTTTGACGCCGTGACGGGCGAGAGGGCCGAGGTAGTCGATGAACAGCTTGCCGTCGAGGTGGTCGGTCTCATGCTGGATAGCGCGGCCGAACAGCTCGTCCCCCTCGACCTCGATCTGCTCACCGGCGAGGTTGAACGCGCGGACCCGGATCTTCTTGGGTCGGCGAACCTTGGAATAGAGGCCGGGGAGGCTCAGGCAGCCCTCTTCGTCGTCGTCCCACGAGTGCCGCTTGACGATCTCGGGATTGATGAAGACCAACTCCTGGTCTTTCTGCTCGGGGTCGGCGGTGACGTTCAGGATGAAGAAGCGGAAGGGGAGCGCGACCTGATTCGCAGCCAGGCCGACGCCCCGAGCCTCGTACATCAGCGTGAACATCTCGCGGACGACGGCGCGCAGGTCGTCGTCGATCCGCTCGACGGGGCGGGACGCGTATCGGAGGGCGGGATGCGGGAACTTCACGATATGCAGCACGACACGGGCTCCGACGCGGGCGGATGAATCGAGACCTGGAATATTATAGATCAGACGGCCCCGCGGCATCATCAGGGCTTCCGCGATCATCCCCCCGGCATCGGGGCGAAGAAGTCGGCGGGGATGGGGGGAAGGCCCCCTTCGACGCTCTGAAGCAAGGCTTCCCACACCGGCGCCGGAAGCGTGAAGACGGGCCCGGATTCGCCGTCGCCCGTGGCGGCGCAGACGTAGACCCCGCCGAGCGAGGCGCCGAAGCGGAGCCGCGTCGGGGGCGTCTCATCGCCGAAGTCCACCTCGATGGTGAACCGGGGCGAGCCCAGGCCGAGGCCGGGGGGGAAGGCCCCCTCGTACGTGATGAACCTCTCGGCGCGGAGTTCGGAGAGGCCCTCGATCAGGTTGTTGAACTTCGAGAGATCCACCCCCCTCGAAGACGTTCCCGGTTCCGCCGACCAGTCGGCGGGGACCCCCTGGGGCTGTCGCCTTCGCGAATAGGCATGCGTCTGGGTCTCGGTGCGGAGAACCAGGCGGCGAACCGATTCGGGGCGGAAAGCGAGGACGCGGGTCTCGTGGAACTCGATCGTGAACGGGATCAGGCTCGCGGCGTCGATCGTGAAGACGGCGGGGAAGTCGCTCATCGTCCCATAGCGCTTCCCCGGATCATCCGGGACGGCCGCGCCGATGCGGAGACTCTGAGGGCCTGCGCCTGGGGTCTCGCCGGACGACCGGGTCTCCCAGACGACTTCCAGCAAGGGAGAGGTCAGGCCGAACCGGCCGAGATCGCCCCGGGCGTCCGCGACGAACGCCCCTGCGCGGAGGCCGGCGAGGCGGGCCAGGGCGGCCGTGACCGCCTGGGCGTCGGCCTCGGCCCGGACCGGCTCGATCATCCGCCAGCGATTGGGGGCCCCGGACGGATCGCCCGGTTCGAGGACCGTCGTCCGGGCGGGACGGACGATCGTGAGCCGCACGACGCTCGTCGGCGAGACCGCCGGCAGGTCGAGGTCGCGGAAGGCGAACGACGACGAGGGGAGCGCGGAGAGGACGGCCTCGGGGAGCGCGAGGATCGCCGTGTCGCCGGCCGTTCTCGCAAAGACGACCTTTCGCAGGAGATCGTGCCGGCCGAGGTCCAGGGCGAAAGTCGGCTCCCCCGCCGTCGAGGCCGCGCCCCCGGCGAGGTTCGGCGATTCCTGCCAGATCCGCAACCGGACCGAGGGCGTTTCGACGCCCGAATCGGGGACGGCGGCGGGATCGAAAAACTCGGTCGCCTGCAACTCCTCGACCCGCTTCAGCAACGTCTCGACCTGTCCCCGATCCGCACGGGCCGCGGCCGGGGCGGTCAGGGACCAGCCGATCTTGTCGAGTTCGATCCCGAAGAGGCCCAGGGGCGAGTCGATCTCGATCCGACGCACGGCCGCCGGATTGATCGCGGCGATTCGGCGGCTCCGCAGGGCTTTCAGGTCGGCTGGGATCTCGGCGAGGAATTTGCCGTCGACGGCGACGACGGCGTCACGCCCCGCCTTGCGGACGTAGACCCGGTCGGGGTGATCCGGGGGAGAGCCGCCGATGTCGAGGACCACGGGATCGGCACCGGTCGCAACGGCCTTCAACTCGATCGACGCCGCCGGCGGGGCGAGGCCGAAAGGGGCGAAATCCTCGATCCCCTGGGCGACGAACCCCCCCGCCTCGGGGTCGACCCGCAGGGAGCCGACGAGACCGAGCAGCCGCTCGACCCGGGCGGCGTCGGCCGGGAACTCGACCGGCGCGGTCAGCCGCCAGGAGCCTCGCTCGCCCCGCTCGACCGTCGCGTCCACTCCCGGTCGGCGGATGGAAACTGATGCGATCGGGAACAGGGAGGCCGGCACGAGCGCCGTCTCCCGCCATTCGCCGACCGGCCGGTCCACCGCCGCCAGAGGCTTCCTCGCCACGACCTCGACGGCGGCGTCCGCGCCCGCGCGGACGAACCGCTCGTCCTGGATCGTCCGGCCGAGCTCCAGGGTCGCGATCGGCGACGCCGTCCCGCCGTCGGTCCAGAGCCTCACGACGGCGGCGGGGGGGCCAGGCCGAAGCTCGCCGCCGGCCCCTCGACCGCGCCGGCCTCGGGCGACCTCCGCAGCCCCTTCAGGGCGGTGATGAGGCTTTCCACGTCCTCGGCGGCGGCGTCGACCGCGTAGGGTTCGCGGATCAACCAGGCGCGGGGGCCGTGACGCTCGAAGACCAGCCGATCCGTCCCGCGATCGATCTCGACCCGCCGGACGTCGGACTCCTTCAGGTCCACGAGGTCCGGCAGCACGCGATCGCGACGGCGGGCGCGTTCCGCCTCCGTCAGCACACCCGCGCGCTCCATGCCCCAGAGCAGGAGCAGCGAACCGAGGAAGAATCCGATGAGGAGATAAGTCGATCTTGGTGTTTTCATGATTCCCCGTCGAGTCGGTCGGCCTCCCACCTCGCGTCGCGTCTCCCCGCCTCATTCCTGGCGGACGTAGTAGACGAGGAGGCCCAGCCCGGCGACGGCGGCCATCGAGACGACCGTGGGGGCGAGGATCAGGCGCCACCGCAAGCCAGGGTCGACGGTCAAGGTCAGCGCCGCGTGGATCTTGGGGGGACGCCCACCGAATCCTCCCGGCCGCGCAGCCAGCTCGCGGCGTTCATCAACAGGTCGAGATTGGTCGGTTCCAGGGCCTGGACGGCGTCGTCCCCCGCCCCCATGCTGGAGACGAGCACCAGGCGCGGTTTGGGCTCGGACGGGCCCGAGGCCGCCGGGTCGGTCGGCCGCTCGGAGACGGCGGCGGCGACGACGATCGGGCCGGGCTCGTCCTCCTTGTCGAGCGTCGGCGGCGAGGCGGCCGTCTTCTCGGCCCAGGATCCGGGGCCGCTGCGCAGGATCGGCGTGGGGATCATGCGCGGGTTCACCGCCGCCGGGTCCGCGTTCGCGGCCCCCTTCGTCCCCACGAAATGGATCGGCGCGGCGTTGACGACCAGCACCGCGCGGTCGGTGCCCAGGCCCCTGACTACCGGATGGCTCAGCCCCGGCTCGACCAGGCAGAAGACGAACGAGAGCTGCCCGTTCAGGTTCAGCCGGGGGTCGACCAACTCCCCCTGGCCCAGCTCCAGGTTGAACGACTTGAGGAAGTCGTCGAGCCCCGAGGGGGCTGCGTTTCCAAGGCAGGCGAGGACGGGCTTGCGCCGGTCCGCGTAGGCTTGCAGGCGGGCGATCTCCTGGGGCTTGAACGGCTCCTTCGGGCCGGCGAGGATCACCAGCTCGACTTCCTCGGGGATGGGCGCCTCCAAAAGGTTGATCTCGACGATCTCGCATCCGTTCGAGGCGAGTCTCGCCTTCCAGGCGTCGATCCCGGAACCGTCGGTCGGGAGTCGGCCGGAGCCGGATTCGCCGTGGCCGACGGTGAACGCGACCTTCGCCGTCTTCCCTTCGCGGAGCCTGATGAGCGCCGAGGTCACGGCGTCTTCCCCCTTGAAGGCCGACTCGTACCGGCCCGCGCCGGGGTTTCGGGGGTCGGTCGGGGGGCGTTCGAACATCTCTTGATTGCTGATCCCGACGAATCGTGCGGCGTCTCCCTCGCCGTACTCGATCAGGACGCCGCCCCCTTGCATGACCGCCAGCTCGGGGGCGCGTCGGGCCAGGTCGTCGGCTCGCGAGAGTTCGGCGTAGCGGTCGAGCCGCTCGACCCGGACGAGGTCGGGACGGGCCGCGCGGTACAACTCCAGGAGTTGCCAGACCCGGTCGAACTGCCGACGCGCCAGGGCGCTCCGGCCGTGGACGAGGTGGAACGTCACCGGCCGCTCCAGCGTCTCGGCCTGGTTGCGGCTGAGGGTGGACAGCGAGTAGGCGCGTTCCCGCGTCAGGTCGATCTCGCGGCCGCCGTAGCGGAACGCCGTGACGTTCGCCACGATCAGGATGCCGGCCACCAGCGCCGTGTTGAGGACCGCCCGCGAGATCGCGACCGTCCGCCGCAGCGCCGGGCTGACGTGCCGGTAGCGCTCGTTGACCACGATCAGGGTCGTCACCAGGCCGAAGCCCAGGGCGAAGACGGGGAGCGACCAAAGGACCCCCTTGAAGGCCGCCAGCGCCGCGCCCAGCAGGATCAGGAGCAGGCCGGTCGCCACGCCGGCGATCACCCGATCGCGGTAGGCCGCCGCCGGCGCCCCTTCCTCGTCGTCCTTCCCCGCCGAGAGGCCGGGAGGGGCCCCGCGCAGGGTCCAGAAGAGTACGAGGAAGCCCCCCAACGCGGCGAGGCCGACCCAGACCTCGGCGCGGCCCAGAATCATCGAAAGGTTGGACGGCATCGTCACTCGGCGGCCCCCGTCGAGACGGATCGACTCAGCGTCCTCGCCGGGCGGCGAGGAGCATCGTCGTCGCATACAGCAGGAAGATGCAGGCGGAGAGGTGCAGCGCGATCGTCCTGACGTCGAATCGCCCCAGCGCGAAGCCGTGGATCTGGTGCAGGACCGCGACGTGTCGCGCCGCGTTCGCCCAGCCCGACATCCGCCTGGCCGACAGGAAATCGACCAGCAGGAGCGTCATCACCACCAGCACGAAGAGCGTCACGAACGTCCAGACGGCGGCCACCACCTGATTGCGCGTCAGGGAGCTGAACAGCAGGCCGATCGCCACGAACATCATCCCCATCGTCGTCAGGCCCACGCCCAGGCTCAAGAGCGGGCCCACGTCGAACTCGTACTTCCCCTGGTAATAAAGGAACGGCAGGTACAGGGCGAAGGGGACGAGGAGCACCAGATACATGACCACGCCGGCCAGCCACTTGGAGACCACGATCTCCCCCTCGGTGATCGGCAGGGTCACCAGGGTCTCGATCGTCCCCGAGCGGTTCTCCTCGGCCAGCAGCCGCATCGTCAGGAGCGGCACGGCGACGAGGATCGCGAACCAGAACGGCGTGCTCCCCGAGATGTAGGCGCTCATCGGGTCGCGCAGGCTGGAGAACTCGATCTGGGGGCGGGCCAGGGATTCGACCAGCTCCCAGAAGTTCAGGAAGGCGACCACCTGGAAGCCCAGGAGCACCAGGAAGGCGGTCGGGCCCAGGAAGTAGGCGCCCAGCTCGCGGGCCAGGAGGGTGGGGACGTGGCGCATCGGTTCAGCCGGCCTCCCGATCCAGGGCGTCGAGGCTCGATCGGGACACGGCCTCGACGAACCGCTCTTCCAGCGAGCGGCGACGGGCCTCGAGCGCCCGCAGCGGCCAGCCGTTGGCGGCGAGCCGCGAGGCGATCGTCTCGCGAGGGTCTTCGCCGTCCTTCGTCGCCACATCGAAAGCGGCCACGCCGTCGCGGTCGGCCGCGAGCCGGACCCTGGCCACGCCGGGGACGGCCGTGAGAGTCTTGCGGATCGCCTCTGCGGGGCCTCGCGCCTCCACCAGCAGGCCGTGGTCGTCGCGCAGGTCCTCCAGGCGGCCGTCCAGGGCGATCCGACCCTGTGCGATGATGATGACTCGCCCGCAGACCGCCTCCACCTCCGACATGATGTGCGTGGAGAGGAGCACGGTGTGACGCTCGCCCAGCTCGCGGATCAGGGCGCGGACCTCGCGGACCTGGATCGGGTCCATTCCCGCCGTCGGCTCGTCGAGGATCAGGATCGGCGGGTCGTGGACGATCGCGTCGGCCAGGCCGACCCGCTGGCGGAACCCCGCGAGAGCTTGCCGATCGGCCGGTCCTCGACCTCGGCCAGCCGGCACCGGGCGATCGCCTCGCCGACCGCCCGCCGACGCCCGGAACGGGGGACGTCCTTGAGCTTGGCGCGGAAGTTCAACAACTCGCGCACCCGCATCTCGCCGTACAACGGGACGTTCTCCGGGAGGTAGCCCACCTTGCGACGGACTTCCAGGGGCTCGTCGAGCACGTCGCGACCACAGAGGACGGCCCGGCCGCCGCTGGGGGCGAGGTAGGTCGTCAGGATGCGCATGGTCGTGGTCTTGCCCGCCCCGTTGGGGCCGAGCAGGCCGGCGACTTCGCCGCGACCCAATTCGAAGGAGATCCGATCCAGGGCCCGAACCGGCCCGTAACTCCTCGAAAGCCCTTGCACCTCGATCATCGCGCCACCCGCCTCCTCCGCCGCTCGCCCGATCTTCGCCGCCGGCTCAGACGCGGCCGAGGAGCCGACCCACCCCCAGGCGGAAGATGATCCAGAGCGCGGTGACGGCCTCGCGCGAGTTGATTTTCGAGATCCCCGCCCGCCGGTTCTCGAACAGGATCGGCGTCTCGCCGAATCGGCAGCCGACCTGCTTGCACCAGAAGAGGATCTCCTCCTGGAACGAGTATCCCCGCGACTTGACCTTCGCATAGTCGATCTGGGCCAGCTTCGAGACCCGATAGCAGCGGAAGGCACCACTGTTGTCACGCGTCCTCAAGCCCAGGAAAGTGCGTGCATACAAGTTGATCCCGCTGCTCATGAACTTTCGCTTGAGGTTGAAGCCACCCTCGACGCCGCCGCCCGGAACGTACCTGGAACCAATCATGACGTCATGATCTTTCATCCCTGCGAGGATCGCCGGGATGAATCGGGGCGGATGGCTAAAATCGGCGTCCATGTTTAAAAGATAGTCGTAATTGTTCTGAATCGCGTAGGAAATGGCTTCTAGGGTGGCGGTTCCCAGGCCCAGTTTTCCGCTGCGATGGATGACGTCGACGTCCTTGAGGCGAGCCGAGACCTCGTCGGCGATCTTGCCGGTGCCGTCGGGGGAATTGTCGTCGATGACCAGGACGGCGGCGTCGGGCGCGAAGTCGCGGATCGCTTCGATGAGCGGCGCGACGTTCTCGGCCTCGTTGTAGGTCGCCAGTGAGACGACGACCCGAGGGGCGCTCTGTCCCGGAGCCGCTTGTGGATTGGACACGACCGATAACCCTCCGAACGCAGCCGATGCCAGGGCGTCGGCGCCCTGGCCCGGGGGCGACGCTCAGTATGACTCATCAGGACCCGGCGGGGAAGACGGATGCGCCGACCGTCGCGTGTTCGCTCCACCCACCTGGGGTTGTAGTCCGCGAACAGGGGAAGTCAAGCTGCATCCGATGGAGCGACGCCGGTTTGCGCCGGATGCCCTGATCAGTGAAGCGGACCGCCGGGTCACTCTCCGGATGGATCGAGAATCCAGATGAGGATGACGGAGGAGGGGGCTTCGGTGCGAATTCTGGGGAGGGCGGGGGGACCGACCGGATCGCTCGCGGCGACGCCATCCTCGGGGCGGATCGGGTCCGAGCCAGGGGCGACCGTTCCGCTCCCCGTCGATTGTGGGTCCGTGGGAGTTCGGAGCGCCATCTTCGTCTGGGGGAAATGGACCTCGGCCGCGGGCTCGGCCCGCAGGGTGGTCGTCCGGCCCAGATCGGCCAGCTCGGTCATCAGCGAGGTGGACGCCTCGCCTTCGTCAAGACGACCGGGGAAGGCGGACGCGAGTCGATTGCGGAGCGTCGTGAGCTCGTCGCGGTCCAACTCGGCCGCATAAACGACCGAATCGGCCGACGAGAGGTCGGCCGCGCCTTCACGCGGGAGCTCGAACCGGTAGAAGTCGCGATGCGACGACAATCCGAGCATGGATGCGACTTCGGCGCGGGCGGGACGACCGTCGCCGCCGGACACGAGGAATATGCGGTGGGGGCCGGAGCGGGCCAGCAGATCGGTCGCGATCAGACGAGGACGATCCACGGCGGGCGCCGTCAGCACGGGTGGACCCGGCAGGTCGGCTTCCGGGCCGTTCGGAGTCGTCGCGGCGAGGATCGCGGGGGGGCCGACCGGATCCGAAGCGGACGGGCGGGAGGAATCCTCGGCCGTGTGAAGCGAAGGTGCGGCCGCACCCGGGTGACGCGGAGCCTGCGGGGCCGGGGGCTGGATCGCGGTCCGCATCCCCAGGAAAGAAATCAGGACCACGGCGGCGGCCAGGCCCGCCCGATAGGCCGGGGAGAACCTGCGGAGACGGGCCGAGGGACCGCTTCGCCACGTCGGGGGCGAGGAGGCGGCCAGCCTTTGCAGGACCTCCGGCGCGAGGTCGCGACCGGGGGGGCGGGAGAGGCCGTTGATCAGCTCATGGACCCTGACGAGCGAGCGAAATTCTTTCGCCTTCTCGGGATTCGACGCCAGCGACGCCGCCGCCGCCCGCTTCTCGTCCGGGTCGAGTTCGTCGTCGAGATAGGCCGACAGCAGGGATTCCAGTTCGTCGCTCATGATGATTTCAGGGGTCGACGGGATTCGGTTCCGGGGGCGCCCGCCGCGGGACGCCCGGGTCAGATCAGGAGAGGGCCTGCTCGACGTCGGGGAGGCTGGATTCGACCGGGGACTCGTCGTCGACCAGGGGGCGGAGCCGCCGCCGCAGCTGCTGGCGGGCCCGGTGGAGTCGGCTCCGCACGGTCCCTACGGGGATGTCCAGCAACTCGCCGATCTCCTCGTAGCGACGGCCTTCGAAGTCCTTGAGGACCACCACCGCGCGGTGGTCGGGCTCCAGGGCGGCGAGCGCCGCCTCGATCAGGGCCTCCCGCTCGGCGCGTTCGACGGCGTACGAGGGGACGCTCGACGGGGACTCGTCGGCGGGGTCCAGGGCCGGCCGGCCCCGTCCTGGGGCCAGCAGCCTCAAGGCCCGGCGGAGGCGGCCTTTCCTCAGTCGGCTCATCGCGAGGTTGACGGCGATCCGGTACATCCACGTAGAGAAGGCGCTCCCCCCCTGGTACTGGTCAAGCTTCTCGAAACCTCGGACGAAGGCGTCCTGGAGCACGTCCTGCGCGTCCTCCGGCGACCCGACGAGGCGGAGCACCATCGGATAGAGGCGGCCCTGGCAGCGTTCGACCAGCACGCCGTAGGCTTCGGCGTCGCCGGCTCGACAGGCTTGCACAAGACTGGAGTCGTCGAGATTCCGCGTCATTTGGACCCTTGGACGCTCCCGATCGCCTGATGGTTCCCGGAATTTCCCGCCGCCCGGGCGCCGCGCCGCCTCCGAGTCGGCCTCGAGCCTCGGGAGGCCGACGAGGAGGGCGGCCGGCAGGGGGCGGACGGTCTCCTCCGCCATTATCGCCGAACCCGAGGGGGCCGAGAAGACCCCCCGTCCCGTCGACGGGGCCCACGGCCCTCGCGTCGGATTCATGTCGATATCAGGTCATAATAAGACAAGCCGGTCCATGCGGATCGGAACGGCGCCCCGTCCGAACGTTTCGGCCGGCTTGGGAACGGTTCGTCGCAGCATTTTCGACGGACTTGGAGGCCATTCGGGCGCTCGTCGAGGGAGGGAGGTCCGGCCGCCCCGCCGCCGCGCGCGGTGATCAATGTAAGCACGGATCGACAAAATGTTTCATGTTCTTGTCAAAGTCTGCAAGGCTGCTAGACTCCTCATGCGCCAACCGGCGAGCAAAATTAATCCACATTATTTAGTGTTCTCATGCATGAAGCGGCCGACCGACGCCGTACGGTCCTTCGTGCGCCCCGACCCACACGCCGGTCGACGACGCCGGCTGGAAGAC includes:
- the def gene encoding peptide deformylase → MLHIVKFPHPALRYASRPVERIDDDLRAVVREMFTLMYEARGVGLAANQVALPFRFFILNVTADPEQKDQELVFINPEIVKRHSWDDDEEGCLSLPGLYSKVRRPKKIRVRAFNLAGEQIEVEGDELFGRAIQHETDHLDGKLFIDYLGPLARHGVKGKLREFESEFRQAQKEGRYASDEEIVKGLDAAPAPSPGEPAAPAPTDA
- a CDS encoding DUF4340 domain-containing protein, with amino-acid sequence MRLWTDGGTASPIATLELGRTIQDERFVRAGADAAVEVVARKPLAAVDRPVGEWRETALVPASLFPIASVSIRRPGVDATVERGERGSWRLTAPVEFPADAARVERLLGLVGSLRVDPEAGGFVAQGIEDFAPFGLAPPAASIELKAVATGADPVVLDIGGSPPDHPDRVYVRKAGRDAVVAVDGKFLAEIPADLKALRSRRIAAINPAAVRRIEIDSPLGLFGIELDKIGWSLTAPAAARADRGQVETLLKRVEELQATEFFDPAAVPDSGVETPSVRLRIWQESPNLAGGAASTAGEPTFALDLGRHDLLRKVVFARTAGDTAILALPEAVLSALPSSSFAFRDLDLPAVSPTSVVRLTIVRPARTTVLEPGDPSGAPNRWRMIEPVRAEADAQAVTAALARLAGLRAGAFVADARGDLGRFGLTSPLLEVVWETRSSGETPGAGPQSLRIGAAVPDDPGKRYGTMSDFPAVFTIDAASLIPFTIEFHETRVLAFRPESVRRLVLRTETQTHAYSRRRQPQGVPADWSAEPGTSSRGVDLSKFNNLIEGLSELRAERFITYEGAFPPGLGLGSPRFTIEVDFGDETPPTRLRFGASLGGVYVCAATGDGESGPVFTLPAPVWEALLQSVEGGLPPIPADFFAPMPGG
- a CDS encoding Gldg family protein, with the protein product MPSNLSMILGRAEVWVGLAALGGFLVLFWTLRGAPPGLSAGKDDEEGAPAAAYRDRVIAGVATGLLLILLGAALAAFKGVLWSLPVFALGFGLVTTLIVVNERYRHVSPALRRTVAISRAVLNTALVAGILIVANVTAFRYGGREIDLTRERAYSLSTLSRNQAETLERPVTFHLVHGRSALARRQFDRVWQLLELYRAARPDLVRVERLDRYAELSRADDLARRAPELAVMQGGGVLIEYGEGDAARFVGISNQEMFERPPTDPRNPGAGRYESAFKGEDAVTSALIRLREGKTAKVAFTVGHGESGSGRLPTDGSGIDAWKARLASNGCEIVEINLLEAPIPEEVELVILAGPKEPFKPQEIARLQAYADRRKPVLACLGNAAPSGLDDFLKSFNLELGQGELVDPRLNLNGQLSFVFCLVEPGLSHPVVRGLGTDRAVLVVNAAPIHFVGTKGAANADPAAVNPRMIPTPILRSGPGSWAEKTAASPPTLDKEDEPGPIVVAAAVSERPTDPAASGPSEPKPRLVLVSSMGAGDDAVQALEPTNLDLLMNAASWLRGREDSVGVPPRSTRR
- a CDS encoding ABC transporter permease, producing MRHVPTLLARELGAYFLGPTAFLVLLGFQVVAFLNFWELVESLARPQIEFSSLRDPMSAYISGSTPFWFAILVAVPLLTMRLLAEENRSGTIETLVTLPITEGEIVVSKWLAGVVMYLVLLVPFALYLPFLYYQGKYEFDVGPLLSLGVGLTTMGMMFVAIGLLFSSLTRNQVVAAVWTFVTLFVLVVMTLLLVDFLSARRMSGWANAARHVAVLHQIHGFALGRFDVRTIALHLSACIFLLYATTMLLAARRGR
- a CDS encoding ATP-binding cassette domain-containing protein, which gives rise to MIEVQGLSRSYGPVRALDRISFELGRGEVAGLLGPNGAGKTTTMRILTTYLAPSGGRAVLCGRDVLDEPLEVRRKVGYLPENVPLYGEMRVRELLNFRAKLKDVPRSGRRRAVGEAIARCRLAEVEDRPIGKLSRGSASGSAWPTRSSTTRRS
- a CDS encoding polyprenol monophosphomannose synthase — protein: MSNPQAAPGQSAPRVVVSLATYNEAENVAPLIEAIRDFAPDAAVLVIDDNSPDGTGKIADEVSARLKDVDVIHRSGKLGLGTATLEAISYAIQNNYDYLLNMDADFSHPPRFIPAILAGMKDHDVMIGSRYVPGGGVEGGFNLKRKFMSSGINLYARTFLGLRTRDNSGAFRCYRVSKLAQIDYAKVKSRGYSFQEEILFWCKQVGCRFGETPILFENRRAGISKINSREAVTALWIIFRLGVGRLLGRV
- a CDS encoding anti-sigma factor family protein, with the translated sequence MSDELESLLSAYLDDELDPDEKRAAAASLASNPEKAKEFRSLVRVHELINGLSRPPGRDLAPEVLQRLAASSPPTWRSGPSARLRRFSPAYRAGLAAAVVLISFLGMRTAIQPPAPQAPRHPGAAAPSLHTAEDSSRPSASDPVGPPAILAATTPNGPEADLPGPPVLTAPAVDRPRLIATDLLARSGPHRIFLVSGGDGRPARAEVASMLGLSSHRDFYRFELPREGAADLSSADSVVYAAELDRDELTTLRNRLASAFPGRLDEGEASTSLMTELADLGRTTTLRAEPAAEVHFPQTKMALRTPTDPQSTGSGTVAPGSDPIRPEDGVAASDPVGPPALPRIRTEAPSSVILIWILDPSGE
- a CDS encoding RNA polymerase sigma factor; amino-acid sequence: MTRNLDDSSLVQACRAGDAEAYGVLVERCQGRLYPMVLRLVGSPEDAQDVLQDAFVRGFEKLDQYQGGSAFSTWMYRIAVNLAMSRLRKGRLRRALRLLAPGRGRPALDPADESPSSVPSYAVERAEREALIEAALAALEPDHRAVVVLKDFEGRRYEEIGELLDIPVGTVRSRLHRARQQLRRRLRPLVDDESPVESSLPDVEQALS